A genomic window from Verrucomicrobiales bacterium includes:
- a CDS encoding DUF3817 domain-containing protein — MSPKGSNPISMLRKISLAEGISYLLLLGIAMPLKYWAGLPLAVKIVGSIHGALFVVFCAALLRALVVARWPLTRAMLVFVASLIPFVPFWLDRRMRVWESEFPGGRKDA; from the coding sequence ATGTCACCGAAAGGATCCAATCCAATTTCGATGCTGCGAAAGATCTCGCTGGCTGAAGGTATCTCCTACCTGCTGCTGCTGGGCATCGCCATGCCCCTGAAATACTGGGCGGGCCTCCCGCTGGCCGTCAAGATCGTGGGGTCGATCCACGGAGCGCTATTCGTGGTTTTTTGCGCAGCCCTGCTGCGCGCGCTCGTGGTTGCCCGCTGGCCGCTCACACGGGCAATGTTGGTCTTTGTGGCCTCCCTGATTCCGTTCGTGCCGTTCTGGCTTGATCGGCGAATGCGGGTTTGGGAATCGGAGTTCCCAGGTGGCCGGAAGGACGCATAA
- a CDS encoding cation:proton antiporter, protein MHHVTFLQDLAMVMIVAALVTILFHRFKQPVVLGYILAGVIIGPHTPPYPLIHEEDTIKTLSELGVVLLLFSLGLEFSLRKLKEVGGTAFIAAFLEILLMVWVGYEIGIFFGWSTMDSLFLGAILSISSTTIIVKALGELGKTKERFAQLIFGILIIEDILAIAMLALLSGIAMTGGLHAEEVGLTLGKLAIFLVAALVAGLLAVPRLLAYVARFRSNEMMLITVLGLCFGYSLLAAKLGYSVALGAFLIGAVIAESRQIHQIERLIEPVRDMFSAVFFVSIGLLINPAMLKEYWIPILVITVAVVVGKIIACSFGAFVGGHDTRTSLRVGMGLAQIGEFSFIIASLGLTLNVTSKFLYPVAVAVSALTTLLTPYLIKSADGVINQFDRIAPRPLVHALELYTEWLGRLGQRHSNMATRLRRRWMAQMALNAALIAAVFIAVSFFAQNPPGWLRQLQIGEDWLRAVLWLLAVILSLPMFIATSRKLQALGLLIAETKITELSDRQRTQAVRSVVAAVIPMAGTVVLGLYVIVLSSALLPTFKVFLGLLLAAGLISWVLRRSFIKVYASAQAALQETLSQPAAEDEEATRETAANPLRSLLREADLGKVEIPKGSSAVGKLIRDLQIRTHTGASIVAIERAGESVVNPGPEVQLRENDQVLLLGTQEQLESATRHLSG, encoded by the coding sequence ATGCATCACGTTACGTTTCTTCAGGATTTGGCGATGGTGATGATCGTGGCCGCGCTGGTCACGATTCTCTTCCATCGTTTTAAGCAGCCAGTGGTTCTCGGCTATATCCTCGCCGGAGTCATTATCGGCCCGCATACCCCTCCCTACCCGCTCATCCACGAGGAGGATACGATCAAAACCTTGTCCGAGCTGGGAGTGGTTCTCCTCCTGTTCTCCCTCGGTTTGGAATTCAGCCTGCGCAAGCTCAAGGAAGTCGGAGGCACCGCCTTCATAGCGGCATTCCTGGAGATACTTCTCATGGTTTGGGTGGGATACGAGATCGGCATCTTCTTTGGCTGGTCCACCATGGATAGCTTGTTCCTTGGGGCGATCCTGTCTATCTCCTCGACCACGATCATCGTCAAGGCGCTCGGCGAATTGGGCAAGACCAAGGAGCGCTTCGCTCAGCTCATCTTCGGCATTCTGATCATCGAGGACATCCTCGCCATCGCAATGCTCGCACTGCTCTCAGGCATCGCCATGACCGGAGGCCTCCATGCGGAGGAAGTGGGACTCACCTTGGGCAAACTCGCCATCTTCCTGGTCGCCGCGCTGGTCGCTGGGCTGCTGGCTGTCCCCCGCCTGCTGGCATACGTCGCGCGGTTTCGAAGTAATGAGATGATGCTGATTACCGTGCTTGGCCTGTGCTTCGGCTATTCGCTGCTCGCGGCAAAGCTCGGCTATAGCGTGGCTCTGGGCGCATTCCTTATCGGGGCTGTCATTGCCGAGTCCCGCCAGATTCACCAGATCGAGCGACTCATCGAGCCGGTTCGGGACATGTTCAGCGCCGTTTTCTTCGTATCGATCGGGCTGCTGATCAACCCCGCCATGCTGAAGGAGTATTGGATCCCGATCCTCGTCATCACTGTGGCCGTCGTGGTCGGAAAGATCATCGCCTGTTCCTTCGGGGCGTTCGTGGGAGGACACGACACTAGGACCTCTCTCCGCGTAGGCATGGGGCTGGCGCAGATCGGTGAGTTCTCCTTCATTATCGCCTCGCTGGGCCTCACTCTGAACGTGACCAGCAAGTTTCTCTACCCGGTCGCCGTCGCCGTCTCAGCCCTCACCACCCTGCTCACCCCTTACCTGATCAAGAGCGCCGATGGGGTGATCAATCAGTTCGACCGCATAGCGCCGAGACCCCTGGTCCATGCGCTCGAACTCTACACCGAATGGTTGGGCCGGCTCGGCCAGCGACACTCAAACATGGCCACTCGCCTCCGACGTCGCTGGATGGCTCAGATGGCTCTCAATGCCGCCCTCATAGCGGCGGTGTTCATCGCGGTGTCGTTCTTCGCGCAGAACCCTCCCGGCTGGCTTCGTCAACTTCAGATCGGCGAGGACTGGCTTAGGGCGGTTCTCTGGTTGCTTGCCGTGATCCTCTCCCTGCCGATGTTCATTGCCACGTCAAGAAAGCTCCAAGCACTGGGGTTGCTCATCGCCGAGACCAAGATTACCGAACTCTCCGACCGCCAACGCACGCAAGCCGTTCGATCGGTGGTCGCCGCCGTCATTCCCATGGCGGGCACCGTGGTGCTGGGCCTCTACGTCATTGTCCTAAGCTCGGCACTGCTGCCCACGTTCAAAGTGTTCCTTGGGTTGCTTCTGGCTGCCGGCCTGATTAGCTGGGTGCTGCGGCGTTCGTTTATCAAGGTGTATGCCTCGGCCCAAGCTGCACTGCAGGAAACCCTGTCTCAACCAGCGGCCGAGGACGAGGAGGCTACTCGCGAGACCGCCGCCAACCCACTGCGTTCGCTGCTCCGGGAGGCAGACCTGGGTAAGGTCGAAATCCCCAAAGGTTCATCTGCCGTCGGAAAGCTCATCCGCGATCTCCAGATTCGGACCCATACCGGGGCCAGCATTGTGGCCATCGAGCGCGCGGGGGAAAGCGTGGTCAATCCCGGTCCCGAAGTGCAACTCCGCGAAAATGATCAGGTGCTGCTGCTGGGCACCCAGGAACAACTCGAGTCAGCCACCCGACACCTCTCCGGTTAA
- a CDS encoding sel1 repeat family protein — protein MLLVIPLDRQILRSMGLMSWYRRLFQSAPTGAGVKATEVAAEAGDPDAQFAMGLHYSSGTTAAPQLDQAAHWYRKAADQNHPLAQFNLGQMFAHGQGRPQDDVTAVHWIRRSAEGGDAGAQFNLGSRYHRHSVGTDLMDHAESRIEAYKWYHLAAGQGYDGSALQCERLALGMTREEVTDGNERVAAFLIRPVSAEFPSNPLASS, from the coding sequence ATGCTGCTTGTTATCCCCTTGGATCGGCAGATCCTCAGGAGCATGGGCTTGATGTCTTGGTATCGACGGTTGTTTCAGTCCGCACCGACCGGTGCGGGGGTAAAGGCTACCGAGGTTGCCGCGGAAGCGGGTGATCCGGATGCGCAGTTTGCCATGGGTTTACACTACAGCAGCGGAACCACTGCCGCGCCTCAACTGGACCAAGCAGCTCATTGGTATCGGAAGGCGGCTGATCAAAATCATCCCTTGGCGCAGTTTAATCTGGGTCAAATGTTTGCGCACGGGCAAGGGCGGCCGCAGGATGATGTGACGGCAGTGCACTGGATTCGCCGATCTGCCGAGGGGGGCGATGCGGGGGCGCAATTCAACCTTGGGTCCCGCTATCACCGTCACAGCGTCGGCACCGACTTAATGGACCATGCGGAGTCGCGGATTGAGGCGTACAAGTGGTATCATCTGGCTGCAGGGCAGGGCTACGATGGCTCGGCCTTGCAGTGTGAACGGTTGGCTTTGGGTATGACCCGCGAAGAAGTGACCGATGGAAACGAGCGGGTCGCGGCTTTTTTGATCCGCCCCGTTTCGGCTGAGTTTCCCTCCAACCCCTTGGCCTCATCGTGA
- a CDS encoding protein kinase has translation MSQEFVNCSSCGLPESHWMDGLCPICLLDLGDASGDGLFQTDGAGVEALRRRLGDYEILELIARGGMGVVYRARQVSLNREVAVKVLLGGAFASEAFLRRFQREAEAAASLSHPNIVSIYEVGESEGQPFFSMELITGKSLADLSRDNSPSLGSSVGLVRTLAQAVQYAHERGVLHRDLKPSNILVDDDGQPHITDFGLAKRVAEDSELTLPGQVMGSPNYLAPEQANGGSGPSGPGCDIYSLGAILYHLLTGRPPHLAETVAQTLRLAVEADPVAPRLLNPSVSRDLETICLKCLEKAPERRYGSAQVLADELGRVLRKEPIQARPVSWFERAARWCRRKPALAASILAIILLLVAGGWGASLAVVRIQSERDAAESARWQETRLRARAEAAERTAQDQLYGALLGEARATVRSGSLGQRVQALQAVRSAAGISNSVELRREALAALALPDLRFDREIALSPSCTFAVLDPGFLRFAAGDGTNAIEIRSAADLHLTSAFPLRGGQTVLSARWSQDGRFLGVRLKPPGSSSSFRVQVWDVDAQRLLLELPQTQFGAFSFHPSLPQILADAGESQASLFDLERGKVMATFPILGSIHHLEFAPGGRSFVAQHRVHRPWFTTIFDLCSGEVVKSKLTAWVDSLAWHPSGLSLVAGARNGEVHVHDRISDDTRPIGRHKNSVRSAVFSPDGNFLFTGSDEREIVGWDYRTQRRALTVPLRGEQIQFRSDGRRWATWTRTGLRIYTPEFVTPQRELVGHLGNRLKHVSFSPDGRWLAAGGLSRVGLWSLDTDAPPIFPLEDEHSRPLFSPDSQELWCHSRRALARWRIQRSVGGGTAAPLLTPLRVPEVDRVYWAQFTSNRFVLSVESGFVSSSIGAAELDVWRSPYLGLMVGIVSPDGEWMAARRRTGVEIYRVAPWGESQWVDFRMNVIAHAFVPDGSELAVTSRSGVTFLDAREWRPVRSLSLPLEPSSELLFEPGGAGVWLTQDVLDSGLYGIRSLEPWLQLPAGYAPRAVSADGRFLAVTVDLERLQIWDWQLLRQQMVELGVDWPSR, from the coding sequence ATGAGCCAAGAGTTCGTCAACTGCTCCTCCTGTGGACTACCCGAGTCTCACTGGATGGATGGGCTGTGCCCCATCTGCCTTTTGGACTTGGGCGATGCCAGCGGGGATGGCCTTTTTCAGACTGATGGGGCTGGCGTGGAGGCCCTGCGGCGTCGTTTGGGAGATTATGAAATCCTGGAACTGATAGCCCGAGGAGGCATGGGGGTCGTGTATCGGGCTCGCCAGGTGAGTTTGAACCGCGAGGTCGCCGTGAAAGTGCTGCTGGGAGGCGCCTTTGCCAGTGAGGCATTTCTCAGGAGATTTCAGCGGGAGGCGGAGGCTGCGGCCAGCCTGAGCCACCCGAACATTGTCTCGATCTACGAGGTTGGAGAGAGTGAAGGGCAACCCTTCTTCTCCATGGAGCTGATTACGGGCAAGAGTTTGGCCGACTTGAGCCGGGACAACTCACCCTCTCTGGGTTCCTCGGTGGGGCTGGTCAGGACTTTGGCTCAGGCGGTGCAGTATGCGCACGAGCGCGGGGTGCTGCATCGCGATCTGAAGCCGTCCAACATTCTGGTGGATGACGATGGCCAACCGCATATCACGGATTTCGGTCTGGCGAAGCGGGTGGCAGAGGATTCGGAGCTTACGCTGCCGGGACAGGTCATGGGTTCGCCCAACTATCTGGCTCCGGAGCAGGCCAACGGTGGAAGCGGTCCGTCCGGACCGGGGTGCGACATCTATTCCCTGGGGGCCATTCTTTACCATCTGCTCACGGGGCGTCCTCCGCATCTGGCAGAGACTGTGGCCCAAACGCTGCGCCTAGCGGTGGAGGCTGATCCGGTAGCGCCCCGACTGTTGAATCCGTCGGTGTCGCGGGACTTGGAGACCATCTGTCTGAAGTGCCTGGAGAAGGCGCCGGAGCGTCGTTATGGCTCGGCACAGGTGCTGGCGGATGAGCTAGGACGCGTCTTGCGGAAGGAGCCCATCCAGGCTCGTCCGGTGAGCTGGTTCGAGCGGGCCGCCCGCTGGTGTCGGCGCAAGCCGGCGTTGGCAGCATCGATTCTGGCAATTATTCTTCTCCTGGTGGCTGGCGGCTGGGGGGCGTCGCTGGCGGTAGTGCGCATTCAGAGCGAACGTGATGCCGCCGAGTCGGCTCGGTGGCAGGAGACCCGTCTGCGGGCGCGGGCGGAGGCGGCGGAGAGGACAGCTCAAGACCAGCTGTACGGGGCTCTTCTGGGTGAGGCTCGAGCTACAGTGCGCAGCGGCTCTTTGGGGCAGCGTGTTCAGGCCTTGCAGGCGGTGCGCTCCGCGGCGGGGATCTCCAACTCGGTGGAACTCCGTCGCGAGGCATTGGCTGCGTTGGCGTTGCCCGATCTGCGGTTCGATCGGGAGATTGCCCTCAGCCCGAGCTGCACTTTCGCCGTGCTCGATCCCGGCTTCTTGCGGTTCGCTGCTGGGGACGGAACCAACGCCATCGAGATTCGTTCGGCCGCCGATTTGCATCTCACCTCTGCCTTCCCATTGCGAGGCGGTCAAACGGTTCTGAGCGCGCGTTGGAGCCAGGACGGCCGCTTTCTAGGCGTGAGGTTGAAGCCACCTGGTAGTTCGAGTTCGTTTCGTGTCCAGGTATGGGATGTGGACGCGCAGCGACTGCTGCTGGAGCTTCCTCAGACCCAGTTCGGAGCGTTCTCTTTTCACCCTTCCTTGCCGCAAATACTGGCTGATGCGGGCGAGAGCCAGGCGAGCTTGTTTGATTTGGAACGAGGGAAGGTTATGGCGACCTTCCCTATTCTGGGTTCGATTCATCACCTCGAGTTCGCCCCCGGCGGACGAAGCTTTGTGGCGCAGCATCGGGTCCATCGGCCATGGTTCACCACCATCTTTGACCTCTGTTCGGGAGAGGTCGTGAAATCCAAGCTGACGGCTTGGGTTGACAGTCTCGCGTGGCATCCCAGCGGCCTCTCCCTGGTGGCCGGTGCTCGCAATGGTGAAGTCCATGTGCATGACCGGATTTCCGATGACACCCGCCCGATCGGCCGCCACAAAAATTCTGTTCGCTCCGCCGTCTTCAGTCCGGACGGAAACTTTCTGTTCACGGGCAGCGACGAGCGGGAGATCGTTGGCTGGGACTACCGGACCCAGCGTCGCGCCCTGACGGTTCCGTTGCGGGGAGAGCAGATCCAATTCCGATCGGACGGGCGGCGGTGGGCGACATGGACCCGGACCGGGCTGCGGATCTACACGCCAGAATTCGTCACCCCCCAGCGCGAGTTGGTTGGCCATTTAGGAAATCGTTTGAAGCACGTCTCCTTCTCCCCGGATGGCCGTTGGCTTGCGGCGGGTGGGTTGAGTCGGGTCGGTTTGTGGAGTTTGGACACGGATGCGCCCCCGATTTTTCCTCTGGAGGATGAGCATTCTCGTCCCTTGTTTTCCCCTGACAGCCAGGAGCTCTGGTGCCATTCGCGCCGGGCGTTGGCCCGGTGGCGGATTCAGCGGTCGGTTGGAGGTGGTACTGCTGCGCCCCTCTTGACTCCGCTTCGCGTGCCTGAAGTCGACCGTGTTTACTGGGCACAATTCACCTCCAATCGCTTTGTTCTCTCGGTTGAGTCCGGGTTCGTTAGTTCATCGATTGGCGCTGCGGAGCTGGATGTTTGGAGATCCCCCTACCTGGGTCTCATGGTAGGAATCGTCTCGCCGGACGGGGAGTGGATGGCAGCCCGGCGGCGGACTGGCGTGGAGATCTATCGGGTGGCGCCCTGGGGAGAAAGCCAGTGGGTCGACTTTAGGATGAACGTCATTGCTCATGCCTTTGTCCCCGATGGCAGCGAATTAGCGGTCACCAGCCGAAGTGGCGTCACCTTCTTGGATGCCAGGGAATGGAGGCCAGTGCGGTCCCTGAGCCTCCCCTTGGAGCCGAGTTCTGAGCTTCTGTTTGAGCCTGGTGGCGCGGGGGTATGGTTGACGCAGGACGTCTTGGATTCAGGGCTTTACGGCATCCGCAGCCTCGAGCCCTGGCTTCAACTGCCGGCGGGGTATGCTCCGCGGGCGGTGAGCGCAGACGGCCGGTTTTTGGCGGTGACAGTGGATTTGGAGAGGTTACAGATTTGGGACTGGCAGCTTCTGCGCCAACAAATGGTCGAGCTTGGTGTGGATTGGCCAAGCCGCTGA
- a CDS encoding Gfo/Idh/MocA family oxidoreductase: MKPSTLTRRQFVGRSILTSAALATQSASLVSPGRSHAQNSPGDRVILGLIGAGGRGASHANAMSKLPNVEFRYICDVSQDRGGDLAKALEKNQGRAPQRVTDMRRVFEDPQVNAVVIATPDHWHALATIWACQAGKDVYVEKSPSLTVWEGRKMIEAARKYQRIVQVGFQNRSGPYAASAREYIQTGKLGKIVHVKVYNLLEGRKWEPKPDSEAPAGLDWDAWLGPAPYRPYNAGRHLDWHPWWDYKGGALVDDGSHQLDLTRMVLGDPSHPKSVLCVGGNYAFGSRREVPEFQCITYDYGDFSMTCESGNATGYMRKFPSEVRYGDKWPHWPTSATRVEIYGTKALMYLGRHGCGWQVMEEGGKIVAQDKGYFPDKWHQPNFIDCLRSRQRPNADIEQSHFSACLVHLANTSYRIGQTQLLFDGATERFTNSEAANQLQKPNYRKHYRIPETV, from the coding sequence ATGAAACCCTCCACTCTCACTCGACGTCAATTCGTAGGCCGTTCGATCCTCACCAGCGCCGCGCTGGCCACTCAGTCCGCATCGCTGGTGAGCCCTGGGCGCAGCCACGCCCAAAACTCTCCTGGCGACCGGGTGATTCTGGGCCTCATAGGCGCCGGAGGCCGGGGCGCAAGCCACGCCAACGCCATGAGCAAGCTACCCAACGTGGAATTCAGGTATATCTGTGATGTCTCTCAGGATCGTGGAGGCGATCTGGCCAAGGCATTGGAGAAGAATCAAGGGCGTGCCCCTCAACGGGTCACCGACATGAGACGGGTTTTCGAGGATCCCCAGGTGAACGCAGTGGTGATTGCCACGCCCGACCATTGGCACGCCTTGGCAACGATTTGGGCCTGCCAAGCTGGGAAGGACGTCTACGTCGAGAAAAGCCCCTCTCTCACCGTTTGGGAAGGCCGGAAGATGATTGAAGCCGCGCGGAAGTATCAACGCATCGTTCAGGTGGGTTTTCAGAATCGCAGCGGTCCCTATGCTGCTTCCGCCCGCGAGTACATTCAAACCGGCAAGTTAGGAAAGATTGTCCACGTCAAAGTGTATAACTTGCTGGAGGGCCGCAAATGGGAGCCCAAGCCAGACAGCGAAGCTCCCGCTGGGCTCGACTGGGATGCTTGGCTCGGGCCGGCTCCTTACCGGCCATACAATGCGGGCCGTCATCTCGATTGGCACCCCTGGTGGGATTATAAGGGAGGGGCTTTGGTAGACGATGGAAGCCATCAACTGGATTTGACCCGAATGGTTCTTGGAGATCCGAGCCATCCCAAGTCAGTCCTATGCGTAGGCGGCAACTATGCCTTCGGTTCTCGGCGGGAGGTTCCTGAATTCCAATGTATCACATACGACTACGGAGACTTCTCCATGACTTGTGAAAGCGGCAACGCCACTGGCTATATGCGAAAGTTCCCGAGCGAAGTTCGCTATGGTGACAAATGGCCGCACTGGCCTACGAGTGCGACCCGGGTGGAGATTTATGGGACCAAAGCCTTGATGTATCTCGGTCGACACGGATGTGGTTGGCAGGTTATGGAGGAAGGCGGAAAAATTGTAGCTCAGGACAAGGGCTATTTCCCTGACAAGTGGCACCAGCCCAACTTTATCGATTGCCTGCGTTCTCGCCAGCGACCCAACGCCGACATCGAGCAGTCCCATTTCTCTGCGTGCCTGGTGCACTTAGCGAACACGTCCTATCGGATTGGCCAGACGCAGCTGTTATTTGATGGTGCCACTGAACGTTTCACGAACAGCGAAGCCGCGAACCAGCTTCAGAAGCCCAACTATCGAAAGCACTACCGGATCCCAGAAACCGTCTAA
- a CDS encoding cupin-like domain-containing protein has translation MDPAPSLSTQKVLQLERRRGLSYRQFIEEHAIPRRPVVLEDAIKDWPALKKWSPDFFRTRYGTRQVTIDRKTHSLAEIIDLAERSTPDNPAPYYRNIVVHEAYPELLSDLSPMPDCCTPNWYHSAGFVLLRKLKLMMGGGDYELFIGGAGRSFPYLHFDAPGAHSFLSQVYGRKLLVLFSPQDTPFLYAKKGGNFFSSELNDLDRPDLTRFPLFPQATRIEAEVHAGDTLFIPCGWWHSARMLSFSITLGIDVANATNWDFVTDFMSKVAYRQKPILGRPYIAYVRAVGALKMWTESLGRKK, from the coding sequence ATGGACCCTGCCCCCTCCCTCTCCACCCAGAAGGTGCTCCAACTGGAGCGGCGTCGCGGGTTGTCCTATCGCCAGTTTATTGAGGAGCACGCGATTCCACGCCGACCCGTTGTTCTGGAGGATGCCATCAAGGACTGGCCAGCCCTCAAAAAATGGTCGCCCGACTTTTTCCGTACAAGATACGGGACCCGACAAGTGACCATCGACCGGAAGACCCACTCCCTCGCCGAGATCATCGACCTGGCCGAAAGATCCACTCCGGACAACCCGGCGCCTTACTATCGCAACATCGTGGTCCACGAGGCCTACCCGGAGCTCCTCTCAGACCTGAGCCCCATGCCAGATTGCTGCACTCCCAACTGGTACCACAGCGCAGGGTTCGTCCTGCTCCGCAAACTCAAGCTCATGATGGGCGGAGGCGATTATGAGTTGTTTATCGGAGGAGCCGGCAGATCTTTCCCTTACCTTCATTTCGATGCGCCCGGTGCACACAGCTTTCTCAGTCAAGTCTACGGCCGAAAGTTGCTGGTGCTCTTCTCGCCTCAGGATACCCCGTTTCTCTATGCCAAAAAAGGCGGCAACTTCTTCAGCTCCGAGCTGAACGACTTGGATCGGCCGGATCTCACACGATTCCCTCTCTTTCCTCAAGCCACGCGCATCGAAGCGGAAGTTCATGCGGGCGATACCTTGTTCATACCGTGTGGCTGGTGGCATAGCGCTCGGATGCTTAGCTTCTCCATCACTCTTGGCATCGACGTGGCAAATGCGACGAACTGGGACTTTGTCACAGACTTTATGTCGAAAGTGGCCTACCGCCAGAAGCCGATCCTAGGCCGGCCCTACATCGCCTACGTGCGTGCGGTAGGCGCCTTAAAAATGTGGACCGAGTCGCTCGGTCGCAAAAAGTAA
- a CDS encoding sigma-70 family RNA polymerase sigma factor — translation MLTANEFANSFRATADAIPPGRRIFATTHWTVVLSAGESDSVTSRLALETLCQAYWAPIYVYVRRRGYGPDDAEDLTQEFFAQLIAKDQVRLADRTKGRFRTFLLAFLDYFLAREWTRAHRQKRGGQFRFVSLDGPELEERYQAETVDPARTPEKAFLHQWALTVLSQAMKALEAEFRSDGRQRLFQELRTQLSGDRGAASAAELGRRLGMGEGAVRVAVHRLRRRFGELLRQEIQQTVASPEEVDEELRYLRRVLSE, via the coding sequence ATGTTAACGGCAAATGAGTTTGCGAATTCTTTCCGGGCTACGGCCGATGCGATCCCGCCGGGAAGGCGGATCTTTGCGACGACGCATTGGACTGTGGTGCTCAGCGCGGGCGAGTCCGATTCGGTTACCTCTCGTCTGGCACTGGAGACTTTATGCCAAGCCTACTGGGCTCCCATCTATGTGTATGTGCGTCGCCGAGGGTATGGCCCCGATGATGCCGAGGATTTAACTCAGGAGTTTTTTGCCCAGCTTATTGCGAAGGATCAAGTGCGTCTGGCCGACCGAACCAAGGGACGGTTCCGGACCTTTTTGCTGGCCTTCCTGGACTATTTCTTGGCTCGGGAATGGACGCGAGCGCATCGGCAAAAGCGTGGGGGTCAGTTTCGATTCGTTTCACTGGATGGGCCGGAGCTTGAGGAGCGTTACCAGGCGGAGACCGTCGACCCGGCGCGAACTCCGGAGAAGGCGTTTCTCCATCAGTGGGCCTTGACGGTGCTAAGCCAGGCGATGAAGGCCTTGGAGGCTGAGTTTAGGTCCGATGGACGTCAGCGTCTCTTCCAGGAACTCCGCACCCAGCTATCGGGGGATCGCGGGGCTGCCTCGGCGGCTGAGTTGGGCCGGAGGTTGGGAATGGGGGAGGGGGCGGTGCGGGTCGCTGTTCATCGCCTTCGCCGTCGGTTTGGCGAGCTGTTGCGCCAGGAGATTCAGCAGACAGTGGCTTCTCCGGAGGAGGTGGATGAGGAATTGCGGTATCTACGGCGGGTATTGAGCGAGTGA